From a region of the Burkholderia sp. PAMC 26561 genome:
- the fliD gene encoding flagellar filament capping protein FliD: MSTISSSSVNPNSAVQQAAQSIISGSTGSKTDVNALVTALVNAKVAGQTAALTNKTKSDNTQLTALGQLKSVMSLLQSSIASLSDGTTMSAFTAIGDGKGITAKGTKGAVAGSYSVQVSNIATSQSVTSGAFKAGSTLGAGTMTLSVGGKSMSINVDSNNNTLAGIASAINSGKGNPGITAAIVNGTDGAHLVLRSSSTGVSNGINISIAGAGPDDALNDLAMTSGTVSAPANSAETAGNYTGSATSVATGKWSQSVAGQDANFMIAGTAGTSASNTITTALSGVSMTLDSASVGTTQTLTVAQDTTGQATAINAFVTAYNNYIGTVKTLTSFDSSQPKGSQGGTLLGDAMMNTIRNTLAGVLSSGVGKGASSINLGSIGITLKPDGTLKTDADALNAALKSDPTKVSQLFNSTDGVGTQMNDNLTSFLSTGGIVETRSSALTADLKKLVTKQTALDALTAQLTTAYNDQFTSLNTLMANSQMNASYLTALFGGTNSAGSLANNK, encoded by the coding sequence ATGAGCACGATCTCTTCATCCAGCGTGAATCCGAACAGCGCCGTCCAGCAGGCGGCGCAATCGATCATCAGCGGCTCGACCGGAAGCAAGACCGACGTGAACGCGCTCGTCACTGCTCTCGTCAATGCGAAGGTGGCGGGTCAGACGGCAGCGCTCACCAACAAGACCAAGTCGGACAACACCCAGCTTACGGCGCTTGGTCAGTTGAAGTCGGTAATGTCGCTTTTGCAAAGCTCGATCGCCTCGCTTTCCGACGGCACGACCATGTCCGCATTCACCGCAATCGGCGACGGGAAGGGCATCACCGCCAAAGGCACGAAAGGCGCCGTGGCAGGATCGTATTCCGTCCAGGTATCGAATATCGCGACGTCGCAATCGGTTACGTCGGGCGCGTTCAAGGCGGGCAGCACGCTCGGTGCCGGCACGATGACACTGTCGGTCGGCGGCAAGAGCATGTCCATCAACGTGGATTCGAACAACAACACGCTCGCCGGCATTGCCTCGGCCATCAATTCGGGCAAAGGCAATCCGGGGATCACCGCGGCGATCGTCAATGGCACGGACGGCGCGCACCTGGTGCTGCGGTCATCGTCGACGGGGGTGTCCAACGGGATCAATATTTCGATCGCGGGCGCCGGCCCGGACGATGCGCTGAACGATCTGGCCATGACCTCGGGCACCGTGTCCGCGCCGGCAAACAGCGCGGAAACGGCCGGCAATTACACGGGCTCGGCCACAAGTGTCGCGACCGGCAAGTGGTCGCAAAGCGTCGCGGGCCAGGATGCGAACTTCATGATTGCGGGCACCGCCGGCACGAGCGCGAGCAACACGATCACGACTGCGCTGAGCGGCGTATCCATGACGCTCGATTCAGCCTCGGTCGGCACTACGCAAACGCTGACCGTCGCGCAGGATACGACGGGCCAGGCAACCGCCATCAACGCCTTCGTTACGGCGTACAACAACTACATCGGCACGGTGAAGACGCTGACCTCGTTCGATTCGAGCCAGCCGAAGGGATCGCAAGGCGGCACGCTTCTCGGCGACGCCATGATGAACACCATTCGCAATACGCTTGCCGGCGTGTTGAGCAGCGGCGTCGGCAAAGGGGCATCGTCGATCAACCTTGGGTCCATCGGCATCACGCTCAAGCCGGACGGCACGCTCAAGACCGATGCCGACGCGCTGAACGCCGCGTTGAAGAGCGATCCGACGAAGGTATCGCAGCTTTTCAATTCCACCGATGGCGTCGGCACGCAGATGAACGACAACCTGACGTCGTTCCTGTCGACGGGCGGTATCGTGGAAACACGCTCCAGCGCGCTCACCGCCGACCTCAAGAAGCTGGTCACCAAGCAAACGGCGCTCGACGCACTCACCGCGCAGCTCACGACCGCATACAACGATCAGTTCACGTCGCTCAACACACTGATGGCGAATTCGCAGATGAACGCCAGCTACCTCACCGCGCTGTTTGGCGGCACGAACAGCGCCGGTTCGCTAGCGAACAACAAGTAA
- a CDS encoding YbaK/EbsC family protein — MNLYEINATTDVIPADQLDQHLPAHVAAAIEGRDVVVFAVADDASDTADCSARYGIPLEDCANTIVPRYKKDGEEHFAAVVTLGSHRLDVNGAVRQTLGAKKVSFAPREAAVEHSAMEFGGITAFGLPAGWRVLIESAVMARAQIVMGAGIRTAKLVLPPAVLAALPGAEVASMTVA; from the coding sequence ATGAACCTGTACGAGATCAACGCCACAACCGACGTCATCCCCGCCGATCAACTTGACCAGCACCTTCCGGCGCATGTGGCGGCTGCCATAGAAGGCCGGGACGTGGTCGTGTTCGCCGTCGCCGACGACGCATCGGACACGGCCGATTGCAGCGCGCGCTATGGCATTCCGCTGGAGGATTGCGCGAACACCATCGTGCCTCGATACAAAAAGGACGGCGAAGAGCATTTCGCGGCGGTCGTGACGCTCGGTTCGCATCGGCTGGATGTCAACGGCGCCGTGCGGCAAACGCTCGGTGCGAAAAAGGTCTCGTTCGCGCCGCGCGAAGCGGCCGTCGAGCACAGCGCAATGGAATTCGGCGGCATCACCGCGTTCGGGCTGCCCGCCGGCTGGCGCGTGCTGATCGAGTCCGCTGTCATGGCGCGTGCGCAGATCGTGATGGGCGCCGGTATCCGCACAGCGAAGCTGGTGCTGCCGCCGGCCGTCCTTGCGGCGCTGCCGGGGGCGGAAGTTGCATCGATGACCGTCGCCTGA
- a CDS encoding sulfonate ABC transporter substrate-binding protein: MNRFHSSSRRRFVASGLTLAASCALPLAHAQGNTAQTTRSLRIGYQKGLLSILKGRGTLEHRLTPLGVRVEWTEFPSGPPQLEALNVGSIDFGDVGEAPPVFAQAAGAPFVYYGQTAQRPASEALVVQQDSPVKSVAQLKGKRIALTKGSNAHFLLLRLLENANIDYADITPVFLSPADARAAFEQKAVDAWVIWDPFLAVVQSTSKARIVADGSGVVQNRAFYFTSRTYVQKNDDVLRAVLEEIGGIDHWISENREPAAAEFSRLWGIPQPIVITALTRLKYGTEPISRDALANQQRIADAFYKLKLLPSQIDVTAAAPRTLA, encoded by the coding sequence ATGAATCGTTTCCATTCTTCAAGCCGCCGTCGTTTCGTAGCAAGTGGTCTCACGCTTGCAGCCTCATGCGCGTTGCCGCTTGCTCATGCGCAAGGCAATACCGCGCAAACCACGAGGTCGTTACGAATTGGTTATCAGAAGGGATTGCTCAGCATCCTCAAAGGCCGTGGCACGCTTGAACACCGGCTGACGCCGCTGGGCGTGCGCGTCGAATGGACCGAGTTTCCGTCCGGGCCGCCGCAACTCGAAGCGCTGAACGTGGGTTCTATCGATTTCGGCGATGTGGGGGAAGCGCCGCCCGTTTTTGCGCAAGCTGCAGGGGCGCCGTTCGTCTACTACGGTCAGACTGCGCAGCGGCCGGCAAGCGAGGCGCTCGTGGTGCAGCAGGACTCGCCGGTAAAGTCGGTTGCGCAGTTGAAGGGCAAGCGCATTGCGTTGACCAAGGGATCGAACGCGCATTTCCTGCTGTTGCGATTGCTGGAGAATGCGAACATCGACTACGCCGATATCACGCCGGTCTTTCTTTCTCCCGCCGATGCCCGCGCGGCCTTCGAGCAAAAAGCAGTCGATGCATGGGTGATATGGGACCCGTTCCTCGCGGTCGTGCAGTCGACCAGCAAGGCGCGGATCGTGGCGGACGGCAGCGGTGTGGTCCAGAACCGCGCGTTCTATTTCACGTCGCGTACATATGTGCAGAAGAACGACGACGTGCTGCGCGCCGTGCTCGAAGAGATTGGTGGCATCGACCACTGGATATCGGAGAATCGCGAACCGGCGGCGGCGGAGTTTTCGCGTTTGTGGGGCATCCCGCAACCCATCGTCATCACGGCGCTCACGCGGCTCAAATATGGGACCGAGCCCATTTCCCGCGATGCGCTGGCGAATCAGCAGCGCATTGCGGACGCGTTCTACAAGCTCAAGCTGTTGCCATCGCAAATCGACGTGACGGCGGCGGCTCCGCGAACGCTCGCCTGA
- a CDS encoding MetQ/NlpA family ABC transporter substrate-binding protein: MPDWTFLAAAIALSVTLASPASHAAETNELRIGFVPGPYSDEFKLGVEPVLRQKGYSIKYVEFSTGLEANQAVYRGEIAADVMQHEVYLKSYNDRNGTDLVGVVQVPTPPMGLYSKKHHALTEVKAGTTVAVPNDPVNLERALKILQQIGWIKIKPNANPVDVTERDVIANPAGIKIVPLESAQAPRALDDVDFAAIQGNFAIFSGYKLTDALALEQMTPPYINQVVVKAANKTAPVTQAIVSAYQSPSFQQAIVNNHFYDGFRLPEYFARKQ, encoded by the coding sequence ATGCCTGATTGGACATTCCTCGCTGCTGCCATCGCGCTCAGCGTGACGCTTGCGTCGCCGGCGAGCCATGCCGCGGAGACGAACGAGTTGCGCATCGGCTTCGTGCCCGGTCCCTATTCCGATGAATTCAAACTCGGCGTTGAACCGGTCTTGCGCCAGAAAGGCTATTCGATCAAGTACGTGGAATTCAGTACGGGACTGGAGGCGAATCAGGCGGTGTATCGTGGAGAGATCGCCGCCGATGTCATGCAGCACGAGGTCTACCTGAAGTCCTACAACGATCGCAATGGAACGGATCTGGTCGGCGTCGTGCAAGTCCCGACGCCGCCCATGGGCCTGTATTCCAAGAAGCATCATGCGCTGACCGAAGTGAAAGCGGGCACGACCGTCGCGGTCCCGAACGACCCGGTCAATCTGGAACGCGCGCTGAAGATCCTCCAGCAGATCGGCTGGATCAAGATCAAGCCGAACGCCAATCCGGTGGATGTCACCGAGCGCGATGTGATCGCCAATCCGGCGGGAATCAAGATCGTGCCGCTGGAATCGGCGCAGGCGCCACGCGCTCTGGACGATGTGGATTTTGCCGCGATCCAGGGGAATTTCGCGATCTTCAGCGGCTACAAGCTGACCGATGCCCTTGCGCTCGAACAGATGACGCCGCCGTACATCAATCAGGTCGTGGTCAAGGCCGCGAACAAGACTGCTCCGGTGACGCAGGCGATTGTCAGTGCGTACCAGTCGCCATCATTTCAGCAAGCGATCGTGAACAACCATTTCTACGATGGCTTCCGCTTGCCCGAGTATTTCGCGCGCAAGCAATAG
- a CDS encoding LysR family transcriptional regulator encodes MMELADLRVFLRIAELKSISATARSLEQPKSSISRALARLEGEVGALLIDRGMRYIRLTDAGTTLYPHAKLLLASVEEAQAAVDGFGEVPRGKLKVNAPYTFAVGLLAPMLAAFTRRYPEVQLVLDIDNKVIDVAAEEVDVAIRIGALPDSDLVAQRLTTIALWTCASPAYLEKHGVPRLVKDLAGHTLLSRENRISRWRYRTESGEEQDLEVLPGTVIPEPTVLQSVVIDGGGVGRLPDFLAAPAVARGELVRLLPRLVSDAVDVHVVYTSRRSLSAKSRVFIESLREHLSQRPASGS; translated from the coding sequence ATGATGGAACTTGCTGATCTACGTGTTTTCCTGCGCATTGCCGAACTGAAAAGCATCTCGGCGACAGCCCGATCACTGGAGCAGCCCAAGTCGTCGATCAGCCGCGCGCTTGCACGGCTCGAAGGCGAAGTCGGCGCGTTGTTGATCGATCGCGGCATGCGTTACATACGGCTGACCGATGCCGGAACAACCCTGTATCCGCACGCAAAATTGCTGTTGGCGTCCGTAGAAGAAGCGCAGGCGGCGGTGGACGGCTTCGGCGAGGTGCCGCGCGGGAAATTGAAGGTCAACGCGCCTTACACGTTCGCGGTGGGGCTGCTTGCTCCCATGCTGGCGGCGTTCACGCGGCGCTATCCGGAGGTCCAGTTGGTGCTCGATATCGATAACAAGGTCATCGATGTCGCGGCCGAGGAGGTCGACGTGGCGATCCGCATCGGCGCGCTGCCTGATTCGGATCTCGTAGCTCAACGTCTCACGACGATTGCACTGTGGACCTGCGCAAGCCCGGCTTACCTTGAAAAGCATGGCGTGCCGCGTTTGGTCAAGGACCTTGCCGGACACACTTTGTTGAGCCGTGAGAACCGGATTTCCCGCTGGCGATATAGGACGGAAAGCGGCGAAGAGCAGGATCTCGAAGTGTTGCCCGGGACGGTGATTCCCGAGCCGACCGTCCTGCAGTCCGTCGTGATCGATGGAGGTGGCGTCGGCCGGCTTCCGGACTTTCTTGCAGCGCCGGCCGTTGCTCGCGGCGAGCTTGTCCGGCTACTGCCCAGGCTCGTCTCGGACGCGGTCGATGTGCACGTGGTCTACACGAGCCGGCGTAGTCTTTCCGCCAAGAGCCGCGTGTTCATCGAGTCGTTGCGCGAGCACCTGTCGCAACGTCCGGCAAGCGGCTCCTGA
- a CDS encoding NmrA family NAD(P)-binding protein codes for MGKIITVAGATGNIGTRLVRALAGQGATVRTLVRESTKAEARTELERLGAQIVPVDMNNAAVLAASLEGSEGVVSTLSGLRDVIVDMQSKLLDAAVAAKVPRFIASDFACDFTRLDDGENRNFDLRREFNQRLDKAPIAGTSIFNGGFADMLLSGHGPFFDIANRRVQYWESPDQAMDFTTMDNVAHYTALAALDPSAPRALRIAGDVVSARDMAAFATEISGVEFSLFRLGTADELARRIRDARAADPESENEVFPVFQQMQYMHNMFSGRAKMLHLDNVRYASMRWTTLRDLLAESDGLKGLSGR; via the coding sequence ATGGGCAAGATCATTACGGTAGCGGGGGCGACCGGGAACATCGGCACGCGTCTGGTGCGCGCGCTTGCAGGTCAGGGAGCAACCGTGCGGACGCTTGTTCGGGAATCGACGAAAGCCGAAGCGCGCACCGAACTCGAACGGCTCGGCGCGCAAATCGTCCCGGTCGACATGAACAACGCCGCAGTACTTGCTGCGTCGCTGGAGGGATCGGAGGGCGTGGTGTCGACGCTGTCCGGCTTGCGCGACGTTATCGTCGATATGCAATCGAAACTGCTGGATGCAGCGGTCGCAGCCAAGGTGCCGCGTTTTATTGCGTCTGACTTTGCGTGCGACTTCACGCGTCTTGACGACGGGGAAAACCGCAACTTCGATCTGCGGCGCGAATTCAACCAGCGGCTCGACAAAGCACCGATAGCCGGAACATCGATCTTCAATGGCGGCTTTGCCGACATGCTGCTGTCAGGACACGGACCTTTCTTCGATATCGCCAACCGGCGAGTTCAATACTGGGAATCACCGGACCAGGCGATGGACTTCACCACGATGGACAATGTCGCTCATTACACCGCGCTGGCCGCGCTGGATCCGTCGGCGCCGCGTGCATTGAGGATCGCTGGAGACGTAGTCAGCGCCCGCGACATGGCGGCATTTGCCACGGAGATATCGGGTGTTGAATTCAGCCTGTTCCGGCTTGGAACGGCGGACGAACTGGCACGGAGGATCCGCGACGCACGTGCCGCCGATCCGGAAAGCGAGAACGAGGTCTTCCCGGTTTTCCAGCAGATGCAGTACATGCACAACATGTTCAGCGGGCGAGCGAAGATGCTCCATCTGGACAATGTGCGTTATGCATCAATGCGATGGACGACACTGCGGGATTTGCTGGCCGAGAGCGATGGGCTGAAGGGTTTGTCCGGGCGCTGA
- a CDS encoding ABC transporter permease has translation MTTRRANWTVPAFVYPLVSLIVVIAAWQAAVRLLAIPDYVLPAPMQVFNALAGGFADGTLWPHIGATLFETLAGYAIGSVLAVLLGAMLAESRLFERFVFPLLAGLQAMPKVALGPIILVWCGYGSASKIVLVVLVCFFPLFINTVNGLRRADPDLLDACRAFSASRAYLFLHVKLPSAASEIFSGLQIGISLALIGAVVGEFLSSQRGLGYLISSASVNMSVATMFAGVVLLAMIGVCGAQIVRVVQRRVVFWEQQVTRTVADVGGS, from the coding sequence ATGACCACCCGACGCGCAAACTGGACGGTACCGGCCTTTGTTTATCCGCTGGTGAGCCTGATCGTGGTGATCGCCGCGTGGCAGGCGGCGGTCAGGCTCCTGGCCATTCCCGACTACGTGCTGCCCGCGCCGATGCAGGTCTTCAATGCGCTCGCCGGCGGTTTCGCCGATGGCACGTTGTGGCCGCACATCGGCGCGACCTTGTTCGAAACACTGGCGGGTTATGCGATTGGCTCGGTGCTCGCGGTGCTGCTCGGCGCGATGCTCGCCGAGTCGCGTTTGTTCGAGCGTTTCGTGTTTCCGCTTCTGGCCGGCCTGCAGGCGATGCCCAAGGTCGCACTCGGCCCGATCATCCTGGTCTGGTGCGGATACGGGAGTGCATCGAAGATCGTGCTGGTGGTGCTGGTGTGCTTTTTCCCGTTGTTCATCAACACGGTCAACGGGTTGCGGCGCGCGGATCCGGATCTGCTCGATGCCTGCCGCGCGTTTTCTGCATCACGCGCGTATCTGTTCCTGCACGTGAAGTTGCCTTCGGCGGCATCGGAGATATTCAGCGGCTTGCAGATCGGGATTTCGCTTGCGTTGATTGGCGCGGTCGTCGGCGAGTTTCTTTCGTCGCAACGCGGGCTGGGTTATCTGATCAGCTCGGCGTCGGTGAACATGAGCGTGGCGACGATGTTCGCGGGCGTCGTGTTGCTTGCCATGATCGGTGTGTGCGGCGCACAGATCGTGCGCGTGGTGCAGCGGCGCGTGGTGTTCTGGGAGCAGCAGGTCACGCGAACGGTCGCCGATGTGGGCGGGAGTTGA
- a CDS encoding ABC transporter ATP-binding protein translates to MSATAAFTAERISVRYQTRSGVIDALRDIDLRIEEGEFVALLGPSGCGKSTLLKVAAGLISPTEGRASIGGKQLDRPGRDVGVAFQKPNLLPWKTVLSNVMLPAQTLRLPKAPALTRARDLLELVGLAAFADNYPSELSGGMQQRVGLARMLLHDPELLLMDEPFAALDAMTRESLTLELQRIWLAQRKSVLFITHSIPEAVFLADRVVVMSARPGRIIDDFAVPLDRPRTADTMASAAFVDACRYLRGHFQ, encoded by the coding sequence ATGAGCGCGACCGCCGCGTTCACCGCAGAACGGATCTCGGTTCGATATCAGACACGCAGCGGCGTAATCGATGCATTGCGCGACATCGATTTGCGCATTGAAGAAGGCGAGTTCGTGGCGCTGCTCGGGCCATCCGGCTGCGGGAAGTCCACGTTGCTCAAGGTCGCTGCGGGCTTGATCTCGCCGACGGAAGGCCGCGCGAGCATCGGTGGAAAACAGCTCGACCGGCCCGGGCGCGATGTGGGCGTCGCGTTCCAGAAGCCGAACCTGCTGCCGTGGAAAACAGTCCTCAGTAACGTCATGCTGCCCGCGCAGACGCTGCGTTTGCCGAAAGCGCCCGCATTGACCCGCGCGCGGGATCTGCTCGAACTCGTCGGGCTTGCCGCGTTCGCGGACAACTATCCATCGGAGTTGTCGGGCGGGATGCAGCAGCGCGTCGGCCTCGCGCGAATGCTGTTGCACGATCCCGAACTGCTGCTGATGGACGAGCCGTTCGCCGCACTCGATGCAATGACACGCGAATCGCTCACGCTTGAATTGCAGCGCATCTGGCTTGCGCAACGCAAGTCGGTGCTGTTCATCACGCATAGCATTCCAGAAGCGGTTTTCCTGGCCGACCGCGTGGTCGTGATGTCTGCGCGGCCGGGCCGCATCATCGATGACTTTGCAGTTCCGCTCGATCGCCCGCGCACCGCCGACACAATGGCGAGCGCCGCGTTCGTGGATGCCTGCCGTTACCTGAGGGGACATTTCCAATGA
- a CDS encoding acyl-CoA thioester hydrolase/BAAT C-terminal domain-containing protein, translating to MSARIDVTPQTALIDVARDIVLSGFTPNAEVDAIARQIQHDGSEWESINRFIADETGCIDLRTAVPVSGDYAGSGAQAMGIVWSMRCVKEVPGVDSIEPLQVEIEARDTRGATAHASFTQQFLADGVTRREVREQGIVGTLFIPGTPGPHPAVIVLNGSGGGINEPRAALYAAHGIAAFALGYFKAPGLPPAISRTPLEYFARALGWLRQAVQPRNGFVAIAGQSRGGELALLLGATYPDLVSAVIGYVPSAVLHGTLRAGAVGEAPDSVAWTLGGKALPHVWDDNRYADWSAFRHPPAPGEPIRQAPAFVSALEDADAVARSRIEVERIAGPILLISGADDGFWPSSRYADMIVDDLKQRGFAHSVEHLRYEGAGHSILFPHVPATLVARPHPVAGVRITAGGSASANAHANEASWPRVLLFIEAASCLTSHPE from the coding sequence ATGAGCGCGCGTATTGATGTAACGCCGCAGACGGCGTTGATCGATGTCGCGAGAGACATTGTGTTGTCGGGCTTCACGCCGAACGCGGAGGTCGATGCTATCGCGCGGCAAATACAGCACGACGGCAGCGAATGGGAGAGCATCAACCGCTTTATCGCCGATGAAACCGGATGCATCGATCTGCGCACCGCGGTGCCGGTCTCGGGGGATTACGCCGGGAGTGGCGCGCAGGCAATGGGTATCGTGTGGTCGATGCGTTGCGTGAAGGAAGTACCCGGCGTTGATAGTATCGAGCCGCTGCAGGTCGAGATCGAAGCCCGCGATACGCGTGGCGCTACGGCGCATGCCTCGTTCACCCAACAATTCCTCGCCGATGGCGTGACCCGCCGGGAGGTTCGCGAGCAGGGCATCGTGGGTACGTTGTTTATTCCGGGAACGCCTGGCCCGCATCCGGCCGTGATCGTGCTGAACGGTTCGGGTGGCGGCATCAATGAGCCGCGAGCGGCGCTGTACGCGGCGCATGGCATCGCGGCCTTCGCGCTCGGCTACTTCAAGGCGCCGGGTTTACCGCCGGCCATTTCACGCACGCCGCTCGAATATTTTGCGCGTGCGCTCGGCTGGCTGCGGCAGGCCGTGCAGCCCAGGAACGGCTTCGTGGCGATTGCCGGGCAGTCGCGCGGCGGCGAGCTCGCGTTGTTGCTTGGCGCGACATATCCGGACCTTGTCTCGGCGGTGATTGGCTATGTGCCGAGCGCGGTGTTGCACGGCACGTTGCGTGCGGGCGCCGTGGGCGAAGCGCCTGATTCGGTTGCATGGACGCTCGGCGGCAAAGCGCTGCCGCACGTCTGGGACGACAACCGCTACGCCGACTGGAGTGCGTTCAGGCATCCGCCCGCGCCCGGCGAACCGATCCGTCAGGCGCCCGCGTTCGTATCGGCTCTTGAGGACGCGGATGCGGTCGCGCGATCGCGTATCGAAGTCGAGCGCATTGCCGGGCCGATCCTTCTCATCTCGGGTGCGGATGACGGCTTCTGGCCATCGAGCCGATACGCCGACATGATCGTCGATGATCTAAAGCAGCGCGGTTTCGCGCATTCTGTCGAGCATCTGCGGTATGAGGGCGCCGGTCATTCGATCCTGTTTCCGCACGTGCCGGCTACGCTCGTCGCGCGGCCGCATCCGGTCGCCGGCGTACGCATCACCGCGGGTGGATCGGCCTCGGCCAATGCTCACGCAAACGAAGCTTCATGGCCGCGAGTGTTGCTGTTTATCGAAGCCGCGAGCTGTTTGACGAGCCATCCGGAATGA
- a CDS encoding ABC transporter substrate-binding protein: MSSSQQHVTKNIRAILLKRIVTSMLLAGAFFGALNAHALDAVTVGLAIPPAVHDGAPYAAADKLGLFKEEGLDVKLIIFQGAGALIPQVASKRITFGYPTAEPVLSSYLNGGTPVPVRYFYNGVPANTMEFAVLASSPVKTLGDLKDKKIGVGALSWGTIPGSRAALREAGLKPGTNVEYVAVGALGAGFHALKTGAVDALNFNSSWDDMLELSGTPIRRIRYPSVFDETAGNGFIAHRDTFTEHPDLIVRFGRAYTKAQIVCQANPAFCVNAFWAEHPESKPQGDETKNLREAVELVKRRLDRVLLTSDGKPRQAGAYNLPAVRANLAEMQKVGEFPKGDVPIDQIFSNQFVPEFSRFDEAALRERARQQ; the protein is encoded by the coding sequence GTGAGCAGCTCACAACAACACGTTACGAAAAACATCCGGGCTATCTTGCTCAAGCGCATTGTCACTTCCATGCTGCTTGCGGGCGCCTTCTTTGGCGCATTGAACGCCCACGCGCTCGATGCCGTCACCGTCGGTCTCGCGATCCCGCCAGCCGTACACGACGGCGCACCATATGCCGCAGCCGACAAGCTCGGGCTCTTCAAGGAAGAAGGGCTCGATGTCAAACTCATCATTTTCCAGGGTGCGGGCGCGCTGATTCCGCAAGTGGCGAGCAAGCGCATCACATTCGGTTATCCGACGGCGGAGCCAGTTCTATCGAGTTATTTGAACGGCGGCACGCCTGTGCCCGTGCGCTATTTCTATAACGGCGTGCCGGCCAACACGATGGAGTTCGCGGTGCTAGCATCGTCGCCGGTGAAGACCCTTGGTGATCTGAAGGACAAGAAGATCGGCGTCGGCGCGCTGAGCTGGGGCACGATTCCAGGCAGCCGCGCGGCGTTGCGCGAAGCGGGACTCAAGCCTGGAACGAACGTCGAGTATGTGGCGGTGGGCGCGCTCGGCGCGGGCTTTCATGCGCTGAAAACAGGCGCCGTCGATGCCCTCAATTTCAACAGCAGTTGGGACGACATGCTCGAACTTTCGGGCACGCCAATCCGCCGCATCCGCTACCCGTCCGTGTTCGATGAAACCGCGGGCAACGGTTTTATCGCGCATCGGGATACCTTTACCGAACATCCGGATCTCATCGTGCGATTCGGGCGTGCCTATACGAAGGCGCAGATCGTGTGCCAGGCGAACCCGGCGTTTTGCGTCAATGCGTTCTGGGCCGAGCATCCGGAATCGAAACCGCAAGGCGATGAAACGAAGAACCTGCGCGAAGCGGTCGAACTGGTCAAGCGCAGGCTCGACCGTGTCCTGCTGACATCCGACGGCAAGCCGCGGCAAGCGGGCGCGTACAACCTGCCAGCCGTGCGTGCGAATCTGGCGGAGATGCAGAAAGTCGGGGAATTTCCAAAGGGCGATGTTCCCATCGATCAAATCTTCTCGAACCAGTTCGTGCCCGAGTTCAGCCGCTTCGATGAAGCCGCGCTTCGCGAACGCGCGAGGCAACAATGA